One genomic window of Bradyrhizobium sp. CCGE-LA001 includes the following:
- a CDS encoding transketolase — protein sequence MATLANAPTLAQRARNIRRNALLMGEVQGQGYIAQALDIADVLAVAYFHAMRFRAEDPAWEGRDRFLLSNGHYAIALYAALIEAGIIPEAELESYGFDDSRLPMSGMASYTPGMEMSGGSLGLGLAIAVGMALGLKRKKSTARIFTLFSDGELDEGSKWEAIMSAAHHELDNIIAIVDVNNQQADGPSGQMLGFEPLVDKLEAFGWFVQRVDGNDLDAVVGAFDAALAHAAPKPRMIVADTLMGKGVPFLEQREKNHFIRVEPHEWQLALSALNAGDQP from the coding sequence ATGGCAACGCTCGCAAATGCGCCGACGCTGGCGCAGCGCGCCCGCAACATCCGCCGCAATGCCCTGCTGATGGGCGAGGTCCAGGGCCAAGGCTATATCGCCCAGGCGCTGGACATCGCCGACGTGCTGGCCGTCGCCTATTTTCACGCGATGCGATTTCGCGCCGAAGATCCCGCCTGGGAAGGCCGCGACCGTTTCCTGCTGTCGAACGGGCATTATGCGATCGCGCTCTATGCAGCCCTGATCGAGGCCGGGATCATTCCCGAGGCCGAGCTCGAAAGCTACGGCTTCGACGACAGCCGCCTGCCGATGTCCGGCATGGCCTCCTATACGCCGGGCATGGAGATGTCCGGCGGCTCGCTCGGTCTCGGCCTTGCCATCGCCGTCGGCATGGCGCTCGGGCTGAAGCGCAAGAAATCCACCGCACGCATCTTCACGCTGTTCTCCGACGGCGAGCTGGACGAAGGCTCCAAATGGGAGGCCATCATGTCGGCGGCCCACCACGAGCTCGACAACATCATCGCGATCGTCGACGTCAACAATCAGCAGGCCGACGGTCCGTCCGGGCAGATGCTCGGCTTCGAGCCGCTGGTCGACAAGCTGGAAGCGTTCGGCTGGTTCGTGCAGCGTGTCGACGGCAACGATCTCGACGCCGTCGTGGGCGCTTTCGATGCGGCGTTGGCGCATGCCGCACCGAAGCCGCGCATGATCGTCGCCGACACCTTGATGGGCAAGGGCGTTCCCTTCCTGGAGCAGCGCGAGAAGAACCATTTCATTCGGGTCGAGCCGCATGAATGGCAGCTCGCCCTGTCCGCCCTGAACGCGGGAGACCAGCCATGA
- a CDS encoding transketolase family protein, which translates to MKPEGSPPSGKPRLTTSAMIASIAAEGQRTRPAPFGHAMVELARSREDVVGMTADLGKYTDLHIFAQAFPDRYYQMGMAEQLLFGAASGLAAEGFMPFATTYAVFASRRAYDFIHQTIAEEDRNVKIACALPGLTSGYGPSHQAAEDLALFRAMPNMTVIDPCDAHEIEQIVPAIAAHRGPVYMRLLRGQVPLVLDEYNYRFELGKAALLRDGTDVLIISSGIMTMRALEAAQALSNDRVNVAVLHVPTIKPLDTEAILREAGRPRRLVVVAENHTVIGGLGEAVAALLMRAGVHPAFRQIGLPDAFLAAGALPTLHDRYGISTAEVTRQIKEWLR; encoded by the coding sequence ATGAAGCCCGAGGGATCGCCGCCATCAGGAAAGCCCAGGCTGACCACCTCGGCGATGATCGCCTCGATCGCGGCGGAAGGGCAGCGCACCAGGCCGGCTCCGTTCGGCCACGCGATGGTCGAACTCGCCCGCAGCCGCGAGGACGTCGTCGGCATGACCGCCGATCTCGGCAAATACACCGACCTGCATATCTTCGCGCAGGCCTTTCCCGATCGCTACTACCAGATGGGTATGGCCGAGCAGCTGCTGTTCGGCGCGGCCTCCGGCCTTGCGGCGGAAGGCTTCATGCCGTTCGCGACGACCTATGCGGTGTTCGCCTCGCGCCGGGCCTACGACTTCATCCACCAGACCATCGCGGAAGAAGACCGCAACGTGAAGATCGCCTGCGCGCTGCCCGGCCTGACCTCGGGCTACGGGCCGAGCCATCAGGCCGCCGAGGATCTCGCGCTGTTCCGCGCGATGCCCAACATGACGGTGATCGACCCCTGCGATGCGCACGAGATCGAGCAGATCGTGCCGGCCATCGCCGCGCATCGCGGGCCGGTCTATATGCGGCTGCTGCGCGGACAGGTGCCGCTGGTGCTCGACGAATACAATTACCGCTTCGAGCTCGGCAAGGCCGCGCTGCTGCGCGACGGCACCGATGTTCTGATCATCTCGTCGGGGATCATGACCATGCGCGCGCTGGAGGCGGCCCAGGCTCTCTCGAATGATCGCGTCAACGTAGCCGTCCTGCACGTGCCGACGATCAAGCCGCTCGACACCGAAGCGATCCTGCGCGAAGCGGGCAGGCCTCGCCGCCTCGTCGTCGTCGCCGAGAACCACACGGTGATCGGCGGCCTCGGCGAAGCCGTGGCGGCGCTGCTGATGCGCGCAGGCGTCCATCCCGCGTTCCGGCAGATCGGGCTTCCGGACGCGTTTCTCGCCGCCGGCGCACTGCCGACACTGCACGATCGCTACGGCATCTCGACCGCCGAAGTGACGCGGCAGATCAAGGAGTGGCTGCGCTGA
- a CDS encoding GFA family protein: protein MSTITGGCHCGAIRYEVEGEAIVHALCHCRDCRLHAGAPVVGWTMYTENALKVTKGEPKIYRSSEHGRRHFCSDCGTGLFYVNADILPGMIDIQSATYDDPDAVPPMMHIQVAERLRWMERAHELPTFDRYPPQPS, encoded by the coding sequence ATGAGCACCATCACTGGCGGCTGCCACTGCGGCGCAATCCGCTATGAGGTCGAGGGCGAGGCAATCGTGCACGCGCTGTGTCACTGCCGTGACTGCCGGCTCCACGCGGGCGCGCCAGTCGTCGGGTGGACGATGTATACCGAGAATGCGCTCAAGGTGACCAAGGGCGAGCCCAAGATCTATCGCTCCTCCGAGCATGGCCGGCGGCACTTTTGCAGCGACTGCGGCACTGGCTTGTTTTACGTCAATGCCGACATCCTGCCGGGGATGATCGACATCCAGAGCGCGACCTACGACGATCCCGACGCCGTGCCGCCGATGATGCACATCCAGGTGGCCGAGCGCCTGCGCTGGATGGAGCGCGCGCACGAACTGCCGACGTTCGACCGCTATCCGCCGCAACCGTCGTAA